A window of Variovorax paradoxus EPS genomic DNA:
AGCGTATCGTTGTCGCCGAACTTGATCTCGTCGTTGACGACGGTGTCGTTCTCGTTGATGACCGGCACCACGCCCAGGCGCAGCAGCGTGACGAGTGTCGAGCGCGCGTTGAGGTAGCGCTCACGGTCGGCGAGGTCGGCGTGGGTCAGCAGGACCTGGGCGCTGCCGATTTCGTTCTCGCGCAGCTTGGTCTCGTACATCTGGGCCAGGCCCATCTGGCCGACGGCCGCAGCGGCCTGGAGTTCATGAATCTCGTGGGGGCGGGTGCGCCAGCCGAGACGCTTCATGCCTTCGGCGATGGCGCCGCTGGACACCATCACGACCTCTCGCCCGTCGCGCACCAGTTGCGCGAGCTGTCGGCACCACTCACCGATGGCCGCCTCGTCGAGACCGCGCCCCTCGTTGGTCACGAGGCTGGAACCCACCTTGACGACGATACGGCGGGCATCCCGCAAGGCAGTGGATCCGGAATTCGAGGTCATTGAGGGGTGTCGCGGTCGTAAATGCTGCTGCTGATTCTGCTATCTAAGGAAGGGCATCGATTTCGATGCCATGCCGCACTCAGGCCGGATCGGGCGGGAGGGGGACAAAACGCGGATCGACCTCGACCGGCTCCTGTTCCGCCACCTGCTGGGCCTTGACCTGCTGGTAGACAGCCTGCACCAGATGCTCGCAGCCCTCGCGCGTGAGCGCCGATATCTCGAACACCGGGCCCTTGAAACGCAGGCGCTTGACGAAATCCTTGACCAGCGCCGCGCGCTCGTCGCCGGGCACCATGTCGAGCTTGTTCAGCACCAGCCAGCGCGGCTTGTCGTACAGCGCCGCGTCGTACTTTTTCAGCTCGCCCACGATGGCCTTGGCCTGGGCGACCGGGTCGATGGCGTCGTCGAACGGCGCCATGTCGACTACATGCAGCAGCAGCCGGGTGCGCTGGAGATGGCGCAGGAAGAGGTGGCCGAGGCCGGCGCCTTCGGATGCACCCTCGATCAGGCCGGGCAGGTCCGCCACCACGAAGCTTTGCTCCGGACCAACGCGCACAACGCCGAGATTCGGATGCAGCGTGGTGAAGGGATAGTCCGCGATGCGTGGCCGCGCGTTCGAGATGGCGCTGATCAGCGTCGACTTGCCCGCATTCGGCATGCCGAGCAGGCCAACGTCGGCAAGCACCTTCAGTTCGAGCTTCAGGCTTTTCTTTTCACCGGGCCAGCCGGGCGTCTTCTGGCGCGGCGCACGGTTGATGGCACTCTTGAAGCGCATGTTGCCGAAGCCGCCGTCGCCGCCCTTGGCAATGGTGATGACTTCGCCTTCGGTCAGGAGCTCATACAGCACTTCGCCCGTTTCGGCGTCGCTGATGATCGTGCCGACCGGCACCTTGAGCGTGATGTCGTCGCCGGCCGCGCCGAACATGTCGGAGCCCATGCCGTGCTCGCCGCGCTTGGCTTCGTGCCGGCGCGAATAGCGGAAATCGACCAGGGTGTTGAGGTTCGAGTCGGCCACCGCGAACACGTGGCCGCCGCGGCCGCCATCGCCGCCGTTGGGGCCGCCGAATTCCTTGTACTTCTCATGACGGAACGACACGCAGCCGTTGCCGCCATCGCCGGCAGCGATGTCGATGAAGGCTTCGTCGACGAACTTCATGGGATGTCCAGTTTACAAATGAAGAAGCCCCGGCAAAGCGGGGCCTCGGGCTGATCGAAGTGACGCGAGGCTTACGCCGCGGGAGTCACGTTGACCATGTGCTTGTTGAGCGCACCTTTGTGACCGAACGACACGTGGCCGTCGACCAGGGCGAAGAGCGTGTGGTCCTTGCCCACGCCGACGTTCACGCCGGGGTGGAACTGGGTGCCGCGCTGGCGCACGATGATCGAGCCTGCGCTGATCAGTTCGCCGCCGAAGGCCTTCACGCCGAGCATCTTGGGCTTGGAATCGCGCCCGTTTCGCGTTGAGCCGCCGCCTTTTTTCTGTGCCATGGAATGTGCTCCTGTGCCGGATTAAGCGGCGATCGCGCCGATTTGCAGTTCAGTGAACTGCTGGCGATGGCCTTGACGTTTCTGATAATGCTTGCGACGGCGCATCTTGAAGATGCCGACCTTGTCGTGCTTGCCGTGCGACAGTACCGTGACTGTCACCGTTGCGCCGGACACCAGGGGCGTACCAACCTTGATTTCAGCGCCGTTTCCGACAGCCAGAACCTGGTCGATCACGATTTCCTGGCCTACGTCCGCAGCAATCTGTTCTACTTTAATTTTTTCGCCGGAAGCAACGCGATACTGCTTGCCACCGGTTTTTATGACCGCGTACATGTATAACCTCTTAGAAATGAGTCTCCGCGGCGAATTCCGCAGAGCCCAAGATTATAGCGCGGTTTGCGGCCGCTAACACCCATCGCCTCCGCCGAGCCCCGGCATGCAGGCAGGCCTCCCTATAATTTGCGCCTTCCGGCCCCTGGGCCGCCCTCATCTTCAGCAGCGCCCCGCGCCTCCGCTTTGCCAGTCCCCGCCGCCGACACCTCCCCCACCGCCACCGTGCTGGACCTGATTGCCGGCGACATGGTCGAAGTCGACCGCGTAATCGCGCGCCGCCTCGATACGGGCGTGCCGCTGGTCAGCCAAGTCTCCCAATACATCATTTCTGCCGGCGGCAAGCGCCTTCGGCCTGCGCTGCTGCTCCTGATGTCGGGCGCACTGGGTTATACGGGCGAGCAGCGCTTCAATCTCGCCGCCGTTGTGGAATTCATTCACACCGCCACTTTGCTGCACGACGATGTGGTCGATGAATCGACGCTGCGGCGTGGTCGTGCAACCGCCAACGAATCGTTCGGCAATCCGGCCAGCGTCCTGGTCGGCGATTTTCTGTACTCGCGCGCTTTTCAGATGATGTTGGATGCAAACAACATTCGCGTCATGGAAATCCTGGCTGAAGCAACCAACGTGATCGCCGAGGGCGAGGTGCTTCAGCTGATGAACATGCATGACGCATCGCTGGATGAAACAGCCTACCTGCGCGTGATCCGATCGAAGACCGCCAAGCTTTTCGAAGCCAGTACCCGGCTCGCGGCCGTGCTGGCCGGCGTCACGCCGGAGGTCGAGGAAGCCTGCGCCACTTATGGACAGGCATTGGGCACTGCGTTCCAAGTGATCGACGATGTTCTTGATTACGCAGGCGACGCCCATGAAACCGGGAAGAACGTCGGCGACGACCTTCGCGAGGGCAAAACCACACTGCCCCTTATCTTTGCCATGCAGCGCGGGACCCCGGAGCAAAGCGGGTTGGTGCGCGCCGCCATCGAGGCCGGCGACACGGCGCAATTGGGCAAGGTGGTGGAGATTGTTCGCGAAACCGGTGCGCTGGATGCGTCCCGCGCAGCCGCAGCAGCCGAAGCAAAACGCGCAATCGATGCACTGCGCGACTTTCCATCCAATTCGCATGCTTCCGGTTTGCTACAATTGGCGGCTCAGTTGCTTGAGCGACGTGCCTGAAACACCTCACAAGAGTTGGCATCTAGGACGACTTCTTTTTCTTGCAACCAATCGGGGTGTAGCTTAGCCTGGTAGAGCGCTACGTTCGGGACGTAGAGGCCGGAGGTTCGAATCCTCTCACCCCGACCAGCCTTTGGCTGGCACAAATAATGGCCATGCCTGTTGCTGTGTAGCGATTTACAGCACAGGAGCGATGAGCGATGATCGTGAAGCACTTTCTCACATCTTTTGCATTCGCTGAATGGCCGCTGCCGAACTTCCAGTTAAAGAACTCTCGCAAATCGCTCTTCCGGGCTTGGCGCGTGCTCTCGTTTCGGCCGGCAAACTGCCCGCAAAAATCGCAGAGGACATTTACCAAAAGTCCCTGAGCGGCCGCACGAGTTTCATCGCCGAACTGACCGGCACCGGCGCCGTCTCGGCTGCGGACCTCGCCCACACGCTTTCCACAGCATTCGGTGCTCCGCTGCTCGATCTCGATGCGATCGATCACCAGCGCCTGCCCAAGGACCTGCTAGATCCGAAGCTGTGCCTCGCATACCGGATCGTCGTCCTCAGCAAACGCAATAACCGTCTCATTGTTGCGACGGCAGATCCGTCGGACCAACAAGCGGCCGAAAAGATCAAGTTCGCCTCCCAGATGGGGGTCGACTGGGTCATCGCTGAGTACGACAAGCTTTCGCGAATGATCGAAGCCGCTGCGGCAACTGCGGCGGAGAGCATCAACAGCATCGTCGGCAGCGAATTCGAATTCGACGACGTCAGTGCGGATACATCAGGCGATGTCAGCGAGCAGGCCGTCGCAGAAGTCGAAGATGCGCCGGTCGTGCGCTTTCTGCACAAGATGCTGCTCGACGCAGTCAGCATGCGCGCCTCGGACATTCACTTCGAGCCCTACGAGCATCACTACCGCGTTCGTTTTCGGGTCGACGGCGAGTTGCGCGAAATTGCCAGCCCGCCCACGGTCATCAAGGAAAAGCTGGCATCCCGCATCAAGGTCATCTCCCGGCTCGACATCTCCGAAAAGCGCGTGCCGCAAGACGGCCGCATGAAGCTCAAGATCGGGCCGGACCGCGTCATCGACTTTCGCGTGAGCACGTTGCCCACTCTGTTCGGCGAGAAGATCGTGGTTCGTATTCTTGACCCGAGCAGCGCGCGGATGGGCATCGATGCGTTGGGTTACGACGCCGTCGAAAAGGAACGGCTCCTCTATGCGATTGGCCGTCCCTACGGCATGGTGCTCGTGACCGGTCCCACGGGCTCGGGCAAGACGGTGTCGCTCTATACCTGCCTGAATCTGTTGAATCAACCGGGCGTCAACATCGCAACGGCCGAAGACCCGTCCGAAATCAACCTGCCGGGCGTCAACCAGGTCAACGTCAATGAACGGGCCGGACTGACCTTCGCCGCAGCGCTACGCGCCTTCCTACGCCAGGATCCCGACATCATCATGGTCGGCGAAATCCGCGACCTGGAAACAGCCGACATCTCGATCAAGGCCGCGCAGACCGGCCACTTGGTGCTCTCGACGCTGCACACCAACGACGCGCCGACCACGCTCACGCGCATGCGCAACATGGGCATCGCGCCGTTCAACATCGCATCGAGCGTGATTCTCATCACTGCACAGCGATTGGCACGGCGGCTGTGCACCGTGTGCCGCGTGCCGATCGACATTCCGCGTGAAGCGCTGCTCGATGCCGGCTTCAAGGAAGCGGACCTGGACGGCACCTGGAAGCCTTACCGCCCAGTGGGCTGCTCTGCGTGCAGCAGCGGCTACAAGGGCCGGGTCGGCATCTATCAGGTGATGCCGATCACCGAGGCCATCCAGGAAATCATCCTGCGCGATGGCAGCGCGCTCGACATCGCGCAGCAATCCGAAGCCGAGGGCGTGCGTTCGCTGCGCCAGTCGGGCCTCGCAAAAGTCAAGCAGGGCCTCACTTCACTCGAAGAAGTGGTGGCCTGCACCAATGAATAACGAACACTGAATACCGGAGATCGAATGGCAACAGTGGCATCCTCCCGCTCCTCCCAGGTCACGCACAAGGAATTTGTCTTCGAGTGGGAAGGCAAGGACCGAAACGGCAAGCTGGTGCGCGGCGAACTTCGGGCCGCAGGCGAAAACCAGGTGCAGGCCGCGCTGCGACGTCAGGGGGTGCTCGCGAGCAAGATCAAGAAGCGCCGCATGCGCTCGGGCAAGGCCATCAAGCCCAAGGACATCGCGATCTTCACGCGCCAATTGGCGACGATGATGAAGGCTGGCGTGCCGTTGCTTCAATCCTTCGACATCGTTGGACGCGGCAATGCGAATGCCAGCGTTGCGAAGTTGCTCAACGACATCCGCAGCGATGTGGAAACCGGCACATCGCTTTCGGCAGCTTTCCGCAAGTTCCCGAAGTATTTCGATAACCTGTACTGCAATCTGGTGGAGGCGGGCGAGGCAGCGGGCATCTTGGAGGATCTGCTGGACCGCCTTGCCACTTACATGGAAAAGACCGAGGCGATCAAATCCAAGATCAAGTCGGCATTGATGTATCCGACTTCCGTTGTCGTTGTCGCGTTCGTGGTGGTCGCGATCATCATGATCTTTGTGATTCCAGTCTTCAAAGAAGTCTTCACTTCATTCGGCGCTGACCTGCCGGCACCAACGCTGTTCGTGATGGCCATGAGCGAGTTCTTCGTCTCATACTGGTGGCTGATCTTTGGTGCTCTCGGTGGCGGAATCTACTTTTTCATGCAAGCTTGGAAGCGCAACGAGCGCCTGCAAAAGGCCATGGATCGCCTGTTGCTGCGCATTCCGATTTTTGGCGTACTGATCGAGAAGTCTTGCGTAGCGCGTTGGACGCGAACGCTGGCGACGATGTTTGCGGCCGGCGTCCCCTTGGTCGAAGCTCTGGATTCCGTGGGCGGCGCCTCGGGCAACTCCGTCTACGGCGATGCCACGGCCAAGATCCAGCAGGAAGTCTCGACCGGCACCAGCCTCACCGCGGCCATGACCAACGTCAATCTCTTCCCCTCGATGGTGATCCAGATGACCGCGATCGGCGAGGAATCCGGCTCCATCGACCACATGCTGGGCAAGGCTGCGGACTTCTACGAATCCGAAGTGGACGACATGGTCGCTGGCCTCTCCAGCCTGATGGAACCCATCATCATCGTGTTCCTCGGCGTGATCATCGGCGGAATCGTGGTGTCGATGTACCTGCCCATCTTCAAGCTCGGCCAAGTCGTCTGATGCCGGTTTCGCAAGGGTTCGACGCCGTCCTGGCCGGCGTGCTGGGGCTATTGATCGGCAGCTTCCTGAATGTCGTGATCTACCGCACGCCGGTCATGATGTACCGCGACTGGCTGTCCGATGCCGTCGCCAACCTGATGACGTCGAAGGATGTGCCCTCGCTCTGGTCGCTGGTCTTCGGCCCGAAGGCCACACCGCCCGAGGGACTCGAGGCGGCAGCAGACAAGGCCGCCATTGCCATAGAGAAGCTTCCACCGTTCGACCTCACCCGCCCCGCCTCGCGCTGCGGCGCCTGCGGCCACAAGATCCGCTGGTACCAGAACATCCCCGTCCTGAGCTACCTGTTCCTGCGCGGCCGCTGCGCATCGTGCAAGACCTCGATCAGCCCGCGCTACCCGTTGGTCGAACTGGTCACCGGCGCCCTCTTCGCCCTGTGTGGCTGGCGCTTCGGCATTACGCCGACCGGAGCGCTGTGGGCAGCGTTCGCCGCGCTGCTGATCTGCCAGTTCCTGATCGACTTCGACACCCAGTTCCTGCCCGATTCGCTGAACTACACCCTGCTCTGGCTCGGCCTCATTGGCGCAGCCATGGGCTGGACCGGCGTATCCCTGAGTTCGGCTGTGTGGGGCGCCGTGTTCGGCTACCTCAGCCTCTGGCTTGTGTACCATGCCTACCGCCTCGTCACAGGCAAGGAAGGCATGGGTTATGGGGACTTCAAACTGCTTGCGGCATTGGGTGTCTGGCTCGGGGCCGACTACCTCATCGCCATCATCCTTGTCTCTTCGCTGGTGGGCGCGGTGATCGGTCTCACGCTGCGTTTCGTCGGCAAGCTGGCGCACAAGGACATCCCGATCGCCTTCGGGCCCTTCCTGGCCGGTGCCGGCCTCGTCTGCTTGGTGATCGGTCCAGAACTCGTGAGGCAATGGGTTCCCTTCGCGTTCCCGCTCGGCGCGCTCCTCCATTGAGAAGCCGGGCATGGTTCGGCGCATAGGCCTGACAGGCGGCATCGGCAGCGGTAAGAGCACCGTGGCCGGGCTGCTGGTTGCTCAAGGCGCCGTGCTGGTCGACACCGACGCGATCGCGCGCAGCATTGCGCAAGCCGGCGGCATCGCGATGCCGGCCCTGGAGGCCGCATTCGGTCGCAGCGTCATCGCCGCGGACGGGGGCCTCGACCGGGCCGCCATGCGCCAGATCGTGTTCGCAGATGCGGACGCCAAGCGCCGCCTCGAGTCCATCCTGCACCCACTGATCGGCACGGAAACCCAGCGCCAGGCCGCAGCCGCCGACGAAGACGCCGTGGTGGTGTTCGATGTACCGCTGCTCGTCGAATCCGGGCGCTGGCGCGCGATCGTGGACCGGGTGCTGGTCGTCGACGCCACCGAAGCCACCCAGCGCAAGCGCGTCGTCGCGCGTTCGGGCTGGACGCCCGAAGCGGTCGATGCGGTGATCGCCCAGCAAGCCCCGCGCCGGTTGCGCCGGGCTGCCGCGGACGCGGTCATCTTCAACGAGTCATTGACGCTCGCGGAACTCGAAACCGAGGTGCGGGGTCTCTGGAAGCAGTGGGCTGCGGCCACCACGCGATAATCCGAGACCTGCCGCCGCCGCGGCTGCATAACGATTACGACAAAAAGGCGCTCGTCGCAGTGCCCTCCCCGAGATGCTTTTCAACTCGTATCCCTTCATTTTTGTCTTTTTCCCGTTGGTCCTGATCGGGTTCTTCCTGATCGGCAAGCGAAACGCCCGCGCCGCAGCCGGCTTTCTCGCACTGGCTTCGCTCTTCTTCTACGGCTGGTG
This region includes:
- a CDS encoding polyprenyl synthetase family protein, whose amino-acid sequence is MPVPAADTSPTATVLDLIAGDMVEVDRVIARRLDTGVPLVSQVSQYIISAGGKRLRPALLLLMSGALGYTGEQRFNLAAVVEFIHTATLLHDDVVDESTLRRGRATANESFGNPASVLVGDFLYSRAFQMMLDANNIRVMEILAEATNVIAEGEVLQLMNMHDASLDETAYLRVIRSKTAKLFEASTRLAAVLAGVTPEVEEACATYGQALGTAFQVIDDVLDYAGDAHETGKNVGDDLREGKTTLPLIFAMQRGTPEQSGLVRAAIEAGDTAQLGKVVEIVRETGALDASRAAAAAEAKRAIDALRDFPSNSHASGLLQLAAQLLERRA
- the coaE gene encoding dephospho-CoA kinase (Dephospho-CoA kinase (CoaE) performs the final step in coenzyme A biosynthesis.), which translates into the protein MVRRIGLTGGIGSGKSTVAGLLVAQGAVLVDTDAIARSIAQAGGIAMPALEAAFGRSVIAADGGLDRAAMRQIVFADADAKRRLESILHPLIGTETQRQAAAADEDAVVVFDVPLLVESGRWRAIVDRVLVVDATEATQRKRVVARSGWTPEAVDAVIAQQAPRRLRRAAADAVIFNESLTLAELETEVRGLWKQWAAATTR
- the rplU gene encoding 50S ribosomal protein L21; the encoded protein is MYAVIKTGGKQYRVASGEKIKVEQIAADVGQEIVIDQVLAVGNGAEIKVGTPLVSGATVTVTVLSHGKHDKVGIFKMRRRKHYQKRQGHRQQFTELQIGAIAA
- a CDS encoding type II secretion system F family protein, which codes for MATVASSRSSQVTHKEFVFEWEGKDRNGKLVRGELRAAGENQVQAALRRQGVLASKIKKRRMRSGKAIKPKDIAIFTRQLATMMKAGVPLLQSFDIVGRGNANASVAKLLNDIRSDVETGTSLSAAFRKFPKYFDNLYCNLVEAGEAAGILEDLLDRLATYMEKTEAIKSKIKSALMYPTSVVVVAFVVVAIIMIFVIPVFKEVFTSFGADLPAPTLFVMAMSEFFVSYWWLIFGALGGGIYFFMQAWKRNERLQKAMDRLLLRIPIFGVLIEKSCVARWTRTLATMFAAGVPLVEALDSVGGASGNSVYGDATAKIQQEVSTGTSLTAAMTNVNLFPSMVIQMTAIGEESGSIDHMLGKAADFYESEVDDMVAGLSSLMEPIIIVFLGVIIGGIVVSMYLPIFKLGQVV
- a CDS encoding prepilin peptidase, whose translation is MPVSQGFDAVLAGVLGLLIGSFLNVVIYRTPVMMYRDWLSDAVANLMTSKDVPSLWSLVFGPKATPPEGLEAAADKAAIAIEKLPPFDLTRPASRCGACGHKIRWYQNIPVLSYLFLRGRCASCKTSISPRYPLVELVTGALFALCGWRFGITPTGALWAAFAALLICQFLIDFDTQFLPDSLNYTLLWLGLIGAAMGWTGVSLSSAVWGAVFGYLSLWLVYHAYRLVTGKEGMGYGDFKLLAALGVWLGADYLIAIILVSSLVGAVIGLTLRFVGKLAHKDIPIAFGPFLAGAGLVCLVIGPELVRQWVPFAFPLGALLH
- the pilB gene encoding type IV-A pilus assembly ATPase PilB; the encoded protein is MAAAELPVKELSQIALPGLARALVSAGKLPAKIAEDIYQKSLSGRTSFIAELTGTGAVSAADLAHTLSTAFGAPLLDLDAIDHQRLPKDLLDPKLCLAYRIVVLSKRNNRLIVATADPSDQQAAEKIKFASQMGVDWVIAEYDKLSRMIEAAAATAAESINSIVGSEFEFDDVSADTSGDVSEQAVAEVEDAPVVRFLHKMLLDAVSMRASDIHFEPYEHHYRVRFRVDGELREIASPPTVIKEKLASRIKVISRLDISEKRVPQDGRMKLKIGPDRVIDFRVSTLPTLFGEKIVVRILDPSSARMGIDALGYDAVEKERLLYAIGRPYGMVLVTGPTGSGKTVSLYTCLNLLNQPGVNIATAEDPSEINLPGVNQVNVNERAGLTFAAALRAFLRQDPDIIMVGEIRDLETADISIKAAQTGHLVLSTLHTNDAPTTLTRMRNMGIAPFNIASSVILITAQRLARRLCTVCRVPIDIPREALLDAGFKEADLDGTWKPYRPVGCSACSSGYKGRVGIYQVMPITEAIQEIILRDGSALDIAQQSEAEGVRSLRQSGLAKVKQGLTSLEEVVACTNE
- the rpmA gene encoding 50S ribosomal protein L27 — encoded protein: MAQKKGGGSTRNGRDSKPKMLGVKAFGGELISAGSIIVRQRGTQFHPGVNVGVGKDHTLFALVDGHVSFGHKGALNKHMVNVTPAA
- the cgtA gene encoding Obg family GTPase CgtA: MKFVDEAFIDIAAGDGGNGCVSFRHEKYKEFGGPNGGDGGRGGHVFAVADSNLNTLVDFRYSRRHEAKRGEHGMGSDMFGAAGDDITLKVPVGTIISDAETGEVLYELLTEGEVITIAKGGDGGFGNMRFKSAINRAPRQKTPGWPGEKKSLKLELKVLADVGLLGMPNAGKSTLISAISNARPRIADYPFTTLHPNLGVVRVGPEQSFVVADLPGLIEGASEGAGLGHLFLRHLQRTRLLLHVVDMAPFDDAIDPVAQAKAIVGELKKYDAALYDKPRWLVLNKLDMVPGDERAALVKDFVKRLRFKGPVFEISALTREGCEHLVQAVYQQVKAQQVAEQEPVEVDPRFVPLPPDPA